A genome region from Chiroxiphia lanceolata isolate bChiLan1 chromosome 5, bChiLan1.pri, whole genome shotgun sequence includes the following:
- the LGALS2 gene encoding galectin-2 isoform X1, with product MADPFQILNLDMKPGNTLKIKGKISADTSGFSINLGSSLKDLALHFNPRFNESVIVCNSKCSDVWQKEHRDSHFSFFRGCTVKFLIEMLTDKFRLKLPDGHEVCFPNRHSYRKINYMNIMGGFKITSFKLS from the exons ATGGCG GATCCATTTCAAATCTTAAACCTCGATATGAAGCCTGGGAACACCCTGAAGATCAAAGGCAAAATATCTGCTGATACTTCTGG CTTCAGCATCAATCTTGGCTCCAGCTTGAAAGATCTGGCACTTCACTTCAATCCCCGCTTCAATGAGTCTGTCATTGTCTGTAACTCCAAGTGCTCCGATGTGTGGCAGAAAGAGCATCGTGACAGccacttctctttcttcagGGGCTGCACTGTCAAG TTCCTCATTGAAATGCTGACAGACAAATTTCGTCTGAAACTACCAGATGGGCATGAAGTGTGTTTCCCCAACCGGCACAGCTACCGCAAGATCAACTACATGAACATCATGGGAGGCTTCAAGATCACCTCCTTCAAGCTGAGCTGA
- the LGALS2 gene encoding galectin-2 isoform X2: protein MSDPFQILNLDMKPGNTLKIKGKISADTSGFSINLGSSLKDLALHFNPRFNESVIVCNSKCSDVWQKEHRDSHFSFFRGCTVKFLIEMLTDKFRLKLPDGHEVCFPNRHSYRKINYMNIMGGFKITSFKLS from the exons ATGTCT GATCCATTTCAAATCTTAAACCTCGATATGAAGCCTGGGAACACCCTGAAGATCAAAGGCAAAATATCTGCTGATACTTCTGG CTTCAGCATCAATCTTGGCTCCAGCTTGAAAGATCTGGCACTTCACTTCAATCCCCGCTTCAATGAGTCTGTCATTGTCTGTAACTCCAAGTGCTCCGATGTGTGGCAGAAAGAGCATCGTGACAGccacttctctttcttcagGGGCTGCACTGTCAAG TTCCTCATTGAAATGCTGACAGACAAATTTCGTCTGAAACTACCAGATGGGCATGAAGTGTGTTTCCCCAACCGGCACAGCTACCGCAAGATCAACTACATGAACATCATGGGAGGCTTCAAGATCACCTCCTTCAAGCTGAGCTGA
- the CDC42EP1 gene encoding cdc42 effector protein 1: protein MSLGKLPVLSWVSGSHGKRRLKSELTPDMISPPLGDFRHTMHVGRGGDVFGDTSFLSNHGGADTAKANNFFTRTLRHVRRTPLKRRGSGGQAGASPAPPAISPIIKNAISLPQLNEGMYDGGGGRGLTSKFSFKSASNRFSKTHQAYGLESGFCTIPRVPRLEKPQENTFPGEDELDRSDSLLSFRLDLGPSLMSELLQVMSFSETNGNEVGEDGPHLLCGEGTKDRVPPEVGASHEEDKSTSSFWDHSRQSNLSGASSLPGLSVHANGEAHAIEGAGADSVWASGPGTPPRGTPWQGHWNDCTIEAGEFDRATQVLARHYGGTSTPRSSEKGEGPRQARTQTLWESPSSILWRSQVTKESQSLEASWNQGEEEEETKLSSQQESYTGVQGGHSSSFEYANEEEEEDDEVKV, encoded by the exons ATGAGCCTGGGGAAGCTGCCAGTGCTCAGCTGGGTGTCAGGCTCCCATGGCAAGCGGCGGCTGAAGTCGGAGCTGACGCCAGACATGATCAGCCCACCACTGGGGGACTTCCGGCACACCATGCACGTGGGGCGCGGCGGGGATGTCTTTGGGGACACCTCTTTCCTTAGCAACCACGGCGGGGCTGACACAGCCAAAGCCAACAACTTCTTCACCCGGACGCTGCGGCACGTCCGGCGGACGCCACTGAAGAGACGGGGCAGTGGGGGCCAGGCGGGGGCATCGCCTGCCCCCCCGGCCATCTCGCCCATCATCAAGAACGCCATCTCCCTGCCGCAGCTCAACGAGGGGATGTATGACGGTGGCGGTGGACGCGGCTTGACCAGCAAGTTCTCCTTCAAAAGTGCATCCAACAGGTTCTCCAAAACGCACCAGGCCTATG GGCTGGAGTCTGGGTTTTGTACCATCCCTCGTGTCCCTCGCTTGGAAAAGCCCCAAGAGAACACCTTTCCTGGGGAAGATGAGCTGGATCGCTCAGACTCCCTACTGTCCTTTCGCCTGGACCTGGGGCCCTCCCTGATGAGTGAGCTCCTCCAAGTGATGAGCTTCTCTGAAACCAATGGGAATGAGGTGGGGGAGGATGGCCCACACCTCTTGTGTGGTGAGGGGACCAAGGACAGGGTCCCTCCAGAAGTGGGTGCATCCCACGAAGAGGACAAGTCAACATCCAGCTTCTGGGACCACTCCAGGCAGAGCAACCTGTCAGGGGCCAGCTCACTGCCAGGTCTGTCAGTCCATGCCAACGGAGAGGCACATGCCATCGAAGGTGCTGGAGCGGACTCTGTGTGGGCTTCAGGGCCGGGGACACCGCCCAGAGGGACCCCGTGGCAGGGGCACTGGAACGACTGCACCATTGAGGCGGGAGAATTTGATCGAGCAACCCAGGTCCTGGCCCGCCATTACGGTGGGACCAGCACCCCACGGAGCTCAGAGAAGGGCGAGGGTCCCCGGCAGGCCCGGACACAGACCCTGTGGGAGAGCCCCAGCAGCATCTTGTGGCGGTCACAAGTGACAAAGGAGAGCCAGTCCCTCGAGGCCAGCTGGAaccaaggagaggaggaggaggagaccaAGCTCTCCAGCCAGCAGGAAAGCTACACTGGTGTCCAAGGCGGGCACAGCAGTTCCTTCGAGTATGCcaatgaggaggaggaagaggatgatgaAGTCAAGGTGTGA